A single Oryctolagus cuniculus chromosome 18, mOryCun1.1, whole genome shotgun sequence DNA region contains:
- the LOC138846533 gene encoding TBC1 domain family member 26-like, with amino-acid sequence MEALELLEARQRAVTITKYEQGRRGGVLVMPWEEEDKATRPFPDQLGILHLCPQPAQGALCLAHQSPSFLQLRRRIYKGVPAQVRGKVWGLLLGVDAVKAENPGAYQWVQQIDVAVSKTFRGHVMFRERFGVKQQALFHLLLAYSVYDPVSICKVQSGGWV; translated from the exons ATGGAGGCTCTGGAGTTGCTGGAGGCCCGGCAGCGAGCCGTGACCATCACCAAGTATGAGCAG GGTCGCCGAGGAGGGGTGCTGGTGATGCCttgggaggaggaggacaagGCCACCCGCCCATTCCCGGATCAGCTGGGCATCCTGCA cctctgcccccagcctgcccagggTGCCCTGTGCCTGGCTCACCAGAGCCCCTCCTTCCTGCAGCTGCGCCGCCGGATTTACAAGGGCGTCCCTGCCCAGGTGCGGGGGAAGGTGTGGGGCCTGCTCCTCGGGGTGGATGCGGTGAAGGCGGAGAACCCCGGGGCCTATCAG TGGGTGCAGCAGATCGATGTGGCCGTGAGCAAGACCTTCAGGGGACACGTCATGTTCCGGGAGCGATTCGGAGTCAA GCAGCAGGCCCTGTTTCACCTGCTCTTGGCCTACTCTGTTTATGACCCTGTGAGTATCTGCAAGGTGCAATCAGGGGGCTGGGTGTGA